Genomic DNA from Hordeum vulgare subsp. vulgare chromosome 2H, MorexV3_pseudomolecules_assembly, whole genome shotgun sequence:
GTTCAAATTCCAATGTCATATTTTTCGAAAAGAGACGCTTTcttatttaaaaaaattaaacatTACACCTGGCCTCTGAATACTTAGATGCACAAAGCCAAACAAGATCCTTTGATAAAAATTCCAATGTCATATGGCATGTCCATGTAGCCACGCAGGGAACATACGCTACGGTTACTCCTCTAGTCTAGCACGATGGGGCTGGAGGGGGTGTATCCGCCTGCCCTCTGCCGGATACTCGCCGGGATCTCGGCGCGCAGCACCTGCACCCTGAACACGATGCCCTCGCCATCACCCCCCACCAGCTCGAACACGCAACCGTCGCCGAGCCTCAGCGCGTTGTCCAGCGCGAAGCTCCGCCACCCTGCCTCCAGCCGCTGAACTTGTCGCCCCCCTGTGAAGCGCATCTCCCAGGACCGACCCTGCCAGGTCAGGGTCGCCGGCGTCGGCTTCGGTGGGAGGAACGGCGCCAAAGACCTTGGAACCACCTGAAGAGACCAACTAGATGAGCAAATGCCAGGAAAAATATGTACCTCAGCGGAAAATTCAGGTGTTGGGAGAAACATTGGAGAGGCGTTTGCTACTGAACGCTAGAGAGGCGTTTCAGGGGGATGTCCCATTGCCTTTAGCCCATTTTCAGTAGTTAATTCATATTTCATAGTGAAATTGCAAATATGGACCAGAAGTGAACAAGGAAACGTCAATGACAGATCCCGAGCCTGACTAAATTGCAGTGACTGATATAGAACTGTTTTAAGTTCAGAATGAAGTCATTCCTTTCTGCACAGTAAACTAGCTACTGAATCAGATGTGTGCGAAAATGGAGCTGTGATGATAGCATCATTTTACCACTTGAAATGGTGTCTGGACATGCGACTTGCAAACGACGCATGCGAAGTATGGTTTCCC
This window encodes:
- the LOC123430206 gene encoding B3 domain-containing protein Os04g0386900-like, yielding MAEAIPTDSSTTVTPQVYRRHKSSEESRGISSGKDHGVASSTGEPSQAAISAGPQDKPDPESAKACLEMEKTQPSILPLLGKPYFACVVCKSHVQTPFQVVVPRSLAPFLPPKPTPATLTWQGRSWEMRFTGGRQVQRLEAGWRSFALDNALRLGDGCVFELVGGDGEGIVFRVQVLRAEIPASIRQRAGGYTPSSPIVLD